Proteins co-encoded in one Zygotorulaspora mrakii chromosome 5, complete sequence genomic window:
- a CDS encoding uncharacterized protein (similar to Saccharomyces cerevisiae FRT2 (YAL028W) and FRT1 (YOR324C); ancestral locus Anc_7.69) produces MDLLVDRIENPGQRRKTSLKFPQETPNVGRQPGGSQPFEEGSRRKPDVVTGISKNAMDRQQPDGEVRRVSVPVISVNDKPVNRGTRATEKRAGSVAGNFAQPNRRPSHHMTPRTGANGDYTTASAGMFSDCMFGETGHKPTPSVLSKRSNRSESTSSSSASSSSSIHTHGGHKSDYKTEQSKRMPTVATEVASQAPSSLQVEAALNRYSFHNRNPNPNPKLHKGKQGSFSTPTSNDGKRLVNQFLRSMDVAPNASGFHFGKPDKITEFSANEQSLSANTTDFDLPTNGSLQNLLYRDLDSLRRNKNKQQQVPRSPYGQGQAPSSSETSSQFALYNQGTPGSSSNSFDTPTHSTSVNESEKSVAMKRNGSLSNGVFLNYNEVDYYRRHIGSELHKFEEILKHNLKTVIMKNEHDMEKNLSNFDLLTAELSRLKNRASALHDQIANNDLVKLRKDFEKNDKDSFLEVLTTSTNSNAEKLEELEKRINICKQKLFQQRDTLRKLEGLLTLEDSLLDSKKTSNVAYRYRYIVIDIGVMAALIGFSLLVKWLFWNHY; encoded by the coding sequence ATGGATTTGCTTGTGGACAGAATAGAAAATCCGGGACAACGACGTAAAACGTCGCTGAAGTTCCCGCAAGAAACTCCGAATGTTGGTAGACAACCTGGAGGAAGTCaaccttttgaagaaggcAGTAGGCGTAAACCAGATGTGGTGACAGgcatttcaaaaaatgccATGGACCGGCAGCAACCAGATGGAGAGGTTCGAAGGGTCAGTGTGCCGGTGATTTCTGTAAACGACAAGCCCGTCAATCGAGGGACGAGAGCGACAGAGAAAAGGGCAGGTTCTGTGGCTGGGAACTTCGCTCAACCCAATAGAAGGCCTTCCCACCACATGACCCCGCGAACTGGAGCCAACGGGGATTATACCACAGCTTCAGCCGGCATGTTTTCAGATTGTATGTTTGGTGAAACTGGTCACAAGCCGACTCCTTCGGTGCTGTCAAAGCGTTCAAACAGATCAGAGTCaacatcttcctcttcagcatcttcatcctcctcCATACACACACATGGTGGACACAAGTCAGATTACAAAACCGAGCAGTCTAAAAGGATGCCTACCGTTGCCACAGAAGTGGCGTCTCAAGCTCCAAGTAGTTTGCAGGTTGAAGCAGCGCTGAATAGATACTCGTTTCATAACAGAAATCCAAACCCAAATCCAAAACTGCACAAGGGAAAACAAGGATCATTTTCCACACCAACAAGCAACGATGGCAAACGTCTTGTTAATCAGTTTCTTCGATCAATGGATGTTGCGCCGAATGCATCCGGATTCCACTTCGGTAAACCAGACAAAATCACCGAATTTTCAGCGAATGAGCAATCTTTGTCTGCAAATACAACAGATTTTGACCTGCCAACAAATGGTTCTTTACAGAACTTACTCTATCGAGATTTGGACTCTTTGAGgagaaataaaaacaaacagCAACAAGTACCGAGATCACCCTATGGACAAGGTCAAGCACCTTCATCCTCAGAAACATCATCACAATTCGCATTGTATAACCAGGGTACCCCTGGTTCATCGTCTAATTCATTTGATACGCCAACGCACTCTACATCGGTAAATGAGTCTGAAAAGTCTGTGGCAATGAAGAGAAATGGTAGTCTTAGCAACGGCGTTTTCCTCAATTACAATGAGGTCGACTATTACAGACGGCACATCGGGTCAGAACTGcacaaatttgaagagataCTAAAGCATAACTTGAAAACGGttataatgaaaaatgaacatgacatggaaaaaaacttgtcaaattttgatttgttAACAGCAGAATTATCAAGACTAAAAAACAGAGCAAGTGCTTTACATGATCAAATAGCAAACAACGACCTTGTTAAGCTAcgaaaagattttgaaaaaaatgataaggATTCCTTTTTAGAAGTGCTTACAACATCCACAAACTCAAACGCAGAGAAATTAGAGGAGCTCGAGAAGAGGATTAATATTTGTAAGCAAAAACTTTTCCAACAAAGAGACACTTTACGAAAGCTGGAAGGATTGCTGACATTGGAGGATTCACTTttggattcaaaaaaaacgtCAAATGTAGCCTACAGATATAGATATATTGTTATCGATATAGGAGTTATGGCGGCTTTAATTGGATTTTCCCTTCTCGTCAAATGGCTCTTTTGGAACCATTATTAG
- the PRO2 gene encoding glutamate-5-semialdehyde dehydrogenase (similar to Saccharomyces cerevisiae PRO2 (YOR323C); ancestral locus Anc_7.71): MKTLRMSSYEEIAKNARLAGNILKTISNSDRSKILYKVHDGLKENSAAIEAANRLDLQISKNNGLSESLVKRLDLFKGDKFETMLQGIKDVADLEDPVGKIKMARELDDGLTLYQLTAPVGVILVIFESRPEVIANITALAIKSGNAGILKGGRESVNTFREMARIINSTIAKFEKETGVPEGAVQLIETRDDVSNLLMQDQYIDLVIPRGSNALVKQIKSSTKIPVLGHADGICSIYLDEEADLEKAKRITLDAKTNYPAGCNAVETLLINKKFPNWYEVLLNLSNEGDVTVHVTEEVKDAYVSKLKELNKYSAKIASKTVDINEEQDFDGEFLSLDCAVKFVSSTQNAIDHINTHSSKHTDAIITENEHDAELFLKGVDSSGVYWNASTRFADGFRYGFGTEVGISTSKIHARGPVGLDGLVTYQYQLRGNGQVASDYLGAGGKKAFVHKDLDIKNITL; this comes from the coding sequence ATGAAGACTTTAAGGATGTCATCTTACGAAGAAATTGCTAAGAACGCACGTCTGGCAGGcaatatattgaaaacaatTTCCAATAGCGACCGCTCCAAAATTCTTTACAAGGTTCACGATGGCCTAAAGGAAAATTCAGCAGCAATCGAAGCAGCTAATCGTCTGgatcttcaaatttccaAGAACAATGGACTATCTGAATCGCTAGTAAAGAGACTGGATCTGTTTAAGGGGGACAAGTTCGAAACTATGTTACAAGGTATTAAAGATGTGGCCGACCTCGAGGACCCTGTGGGAAAAATTAAAATGGCGCGCGAACTTGATGATGGATTGACTCTTTATCAACTTACAGCACCAGTCGGTGTGATTTTGgttatttttgaatctcGTCCAGAAGTGATTGCAAACATAACTGCGCTTGCAATCAAATCCGGAAATGCCGGAATTTTAAAAGGCGGCAGAGAATCAGTAAATACATTTAGAGAAATGGCTCGCATCATTAATTCAACGATAGCCAAGTTTGAGAAGGAAACCGGTGTTCCAGAAGGTGCAGTTCAGTTAATTGAGACAAGAGACGATGTTTCGAACTTGTTGATGCAAGACCAGTATATTGATTTAGTCATTCCTCGTGGTTCCAACGCCCTTGTCAAACAAATCAAATCGTCAACAAAAATCCCTGTGTTAGGGCATGCCGATGGTATTTGCTCCATTTATCTAGATGAGGAGGCCGATTTGGAAAAAGCCAAGAGGATCACTCTTGATGCAAAAACAAACTATCCTGCTGGCTGTAATGCAGTGGAGACTTTATTAATAAATAAGAAGTTTCCAAACTGGTATGAAGTGCTACTGAATTTAAGCAACGAAGGCGATGTGACAGTTCATGTCACAGAAGAAGTAAAAGATGCTTATGTTTCCAAATTGAAGGAGTTGAATAAATATAGTGCAAAAATTGCATCCAAAACTGTAGATATAAACGAAGAACAAGATTTTGACGGCGAATTTTTGTCTCTTGACTGTGCCGTTAAATTTGTTTCATCAACACAAAATGCTATTGACCACATAAATACCCACTCCTCTAAACACACTGATGCCATCATAACAGAGAATGAGCATGACGCCGagcttttcttgaaagGTGTCGATTCCTCCGGTGTCTACTGGAATGCATCGACCAGGTTTGCTGATGGTTTCAGATACGGTTTTGGAACAGAAGTTGGGATTTCTACTTCGAAAATTCATGCTCGTGGACCTGTTGGTTTAGACGGTCTTGTTACCTATCAATACCAACTTCGCGGAAATGGACAAGTTGCAAGTGATTATCTGGGTGCTGGTGGTAAGAAAGCATTTGTTCATAAGGATCtagatattaaaaatattaCCTTATGA
- the SAW1 gene encoding DNA-binding protein SAW1 (similar to Saccharomyces cerevisiae YAL027W; ancestral locus Anc_7.70) has protein sequence MGPTVATIKVAENIVLPLRVFVNRKQLLQNNTRDNSFHTPLLSSNSIVYIKSPATRIYLSNHDMHNLCTEITTDIFLILYELSSPKFIDGVLKNVRIGQTLDFQKDVMEKLNTDSYEGLLTTHIQSLTRVAKSKVKLHFKKNWELDIFINSLKKLADMRSALLLKECGSVVPAPRIYSRRRVLLTETISTGEPILAQEEDPSPIGAGTATAIETAPVIDEDKKPSLTFRYRTVASLSDCIDVHVLQRPKRRRDPPVGP, from the exons ATGGGACCAAC tGTTGCTACGATCAAGGTTGCTGAAAATATTGTGCTGCCACTGAGGGTTTTCGTCAATCGGAAGCAACTGCTACAGAATAATACGCGGGATAATTCTTTCCATACGCCTCTTTTATCTAGTAATTCGATAGTATATATTAAATCACCAGCTACTAGGATTTACCTATCGAATCATGATATGCACAATTTGTGCACTGAGATAACAACTGACATCTTTCTGATCCTCTATGAGCTATCCTCTCCCAAATTTATCGATGGCGTACTGAAAAATGTGCGCATTGGTCAAACTCTCGATTTTCAAAAGGACGTAATGGAGAAACTTAACACAGATAGTTATGAAGGGCTATTGACAACCCATATACAAAGTCTCACAAGAGTTGCAAAATCCAAAGTCAAATTgcatttcaagaaaaactgggaacttgatattttcataAACAGTCTGAAAAAACTTGCCGATATGAGATCGGCACTGCTTCTGAAGGAATGCGGCTCTGTGGTGCCAGCACCGAGAATTTATTCGAGGCGAAGGGTATTGCTGACAGAGACCATTAGCACTGGTGAACCTATCTTGGCTCAAGAGGAGGACCCATCACCTATTGGCGCCGGTACGGCAACTGCGATAGAGACAGCACCTGTGATAGATGAGGACAAGAAACCAAGTTTGACATTTAGGTATCGGACCGTGGCATCTCTCAGTGATTGCATAGACGTACATGTTCTTCAAAGACcgaagagaagaagagatcCTCCTGTAGGTCCATGA